From Micromonospora echinospora, one genomic window encodes:
- a CDS encoding sporulation protein — translation MVFKKLMQAMGVGGPSVETVLANPNCRPGGHLEGRIQVLGGDHAADIEYLALGLVTRVEVESGDSEYETTQEFHRQQVTGAFRLEAGQRYDVPFRFEVPWETPLTTLYGQHLHGMTMGLRTELEVARAVDKGDLDAVAVHPLPAQEQILQALLRLGFRFSRADVERGRIYGVQQHLPFYQEIEFYPAPQYASAINQLELTFVTNPQHIQVVLEIDKRGGLFTEGRDAFGRFTVDHATAQQTDWAAQLDGWLRQSLQRRGLFF, via the coding sequence GTGGTCTTCAAGAAACTCATGCAGGCGATGGGCGTGGGCGGTCCGTCGGTCGAGACGGTGCTGGCCAACCCCAACTGCCGCCCGGGCGGACACCTGGAGGGGCGGATCCAGGTGCTCGGTGGGGACCACGCGGCGGACATCGAGTACCTGGCGCTCGGCCTGGTCACCCGGGTCGAGGTGGAGAGCGGCGACAGCGAGTACGAGACCACCCAGGAGTTCCACCGCCAGCAGGTCACCGGCGCGTTCCGGCTGGAGGCCGGTCAGCGGTACGACGTGCCGTTCCGCTTCGAGGTGCCGTGGGAGACCCCGCTCACCACCCTCTACGGGCAGCACCTGCACGGCATGACGATGGGGCTGCGTACCGAGCTGGAGGTGGCCCGGGCGGTCGACAAGGGCGACCTGGACGCGGTCGCGGTGCACCCGCTGCCGGCCCAGGAGCAGATCCTCCAGGCGCTGCTGCGGCTGGGTTTCCGGTTCTCCCGCGCCGACGTGGAACGGGGCCGGATCTACGGCGTGCAGCAGCACCTGCCGTTCTACCAGGAGATCGAGTTCTACCCCGCGCCGCAGTACGCCAGCGCGATCAACCAGCTCGAACTGACCTTCGTCACGAACCCGCAGCACATCCAGGTCGTCCTGGAGATCGACAAGCGGGGTGGCCTGTTCACCGAGGGACGGGACGCGTTCGGCCGGTTCACCGTGGACCACGCCACCGCGCAGCAGACCGACTGGGCGGCCCAGCTCGACGGCTGGCTCCGTCAGTCCCTCCAGCGTCGCGGCCTCTTCTTCTGA
- a CDS encoding DUF3039 domain-containing protein, producing MSTEVLERPELKDADTGPDMFHYVRKDKIAESAVMGTFVIALCGETFPVTKAAKPGSPVCPACKEIYDSWGD from the coding sequence GTGAGCACAGAGGTTCTCGAGCGTCCGGAGCTGAAGGACGCCGACACCGGTCCGGATATGTTCCACTACGTCCGGAAAGACAAGATCGCCGAAAGTGCCGTGATGGGCACGTTCGTGATCGCGCTCTGCGGCGAGACGTTCCCGGTGACCAAGGCGGCCAAGCCCGGTTCCCCGGTCTGTCCCGCGTGCAAGGAGATCTACGACTCCTGGGGCGACTGA
- a CDS encoding methyltransferase — translation MDEHDMLLSPAGIDRLRTALTSAGFTATGVADRLGPQATAAMGRNDYRAALRATEDRDPLGTLIRLFICEQTEPAGPVAAALAPLTVAEALDAGLVEPHGDGLRAGIDLEPYGDDWWMLADLPASARPGPLPAEHVLGVGGATQTLLGATVRRPVETALDLGTGSGVQALHLSTHARRVTATDVSARALRFAATTAALNGQEWELLRGDLVAPVAGRRFDLVVSNPPFVVGPGTTTHVYRDSGRVGDAVGAELAAAAPGLLTDGGTMQYLANWVHVTGEDWGERVAGWFAGTGLDAWVVQREVADPMAYVNLWLTDVGETPDPHRMAAWLDWFDAHKVEAVGFGIVSLRNGGHDDPVVRVEDLRQRVEAPMGDHVAAWFDRQDWLRAQGTEGLLAHRFRAAEGLQLRQEATMGDEGWAVDRQVLAAPHGLRWSEEIDPLVLALVGGANGRLPLRDQLALLAAAHDVAPDELAEAAGPIVAHLVERGFVEPVTA, via the coding sequence GTGGACGAACACGACATGCTGCTCTCCCCCGCCGGGATCGACCGGTTGCGCACCGCGCTGACCAGCGCCGGTTTCACCGCCACCGGCGTCGCCGACCGCCTCGGGCCGCAGGCCACCGCGGCGATGGGCCGCAACGACTACCGGGCCGCCCTGCGCGCGACCGAGGACCGGGACCCACTCGGCACGCTGATCCGCCTGTTCATCTGCGAGCAGACCGAGCCGGCGGGGCCGGTCGCCGCCGCCCTCGCCCCGCTGACCGTGGCCGAGGCCCTCGACGCCGGGCTGGTCGAGCCGCACGGCGACGGCCTGCGCGCCGGCATCGACCTGGAGCCGTACGGGGACGACTGGTGGATGCTCGCCGACCTGCCGGCCAGCGCCCGGCCCGGCCCGCTGCCCGCCGAGCACGTGCTGGGCGTGGGCGGGGCGACGCAGACCCTGCTCGGCGCGACGGTCCGCCGGCCGGTGGAGACCGCCCTCGACCTCGGCACCGGTTCCGGCGTCCAGGCCCTGCACTTGTCCACCCACGCCCGCCGGGTCACCGCCACCGACGTCTCGGCGCGGGCGTTGCGGTTCGCGGCGACCACCGCCGCGCTCAACGGGCAGGAGTGGGAGCTGCTCCGGGGTGACCTGGTCGCCCCGGTCGCCGGCCGCCGGTTCGACCTGGTGGTGAGCAATCCCCCGTTCGTGGTCGGGCCGGGGACGACCACCCACGTCTACCGGGACTCCGGCCGGGTCGGCGACGCGGTCGGCGCGGAACTGGCCGCCGCCGCCCCGGGACTGCTCACCGACGGTGGCACCATGCAGTACCTCGCGAACTGGGTGCACGTCACCGGCGAGGACTGGGGCGAACGGGTCGCCGGCTGGTTCGCCGGCACCGGGCTGGACGCCTGGGTGGTCCAGCGCGAGGTGGCCGACCCGATGGCGTACGTGAACCTGTGGCTGACCGACGTCGGTGAGACCCCGGACCCGCACCGGATGGCGGCCTGGCTGGACTGGTTCGACGCGCACAAGGTGGAGGCGGTCGGCTTCGGCATCGTCAGCCTGCGCAACGGCGGCCACGACGACCCGGTGGTCCGGGTGGAGGACCTGCGGCAGCGGGTCGAGGCGCCGATGGGTGACCATGTCGCCGCGTGGTTCGACCGGCAGGACTGGCTGCGCGCGCAGGGCACCGAGGGACTGCTGGCGCACCGGTTCCGGGCGGCCGAGGGCTTGCAGCTCCGGCAGGAGGCGACCATGGGCGACGAGGGCTGGGCCGTGGACCGGCAGGTGTTGGCCGCGCCGCACGGGCTGCGGTGGAGCGAGGAGATCGACCCGCTGGTGCTGGCCCTGGTCGGTGGCGCGAACGGCCGGCTGCCGCTGCGCGACCAGCTCGCCCTGCTGGCCGCCGCGCACGACGTCGCCCCGGACGAGCTGGCCGAGGCGGCCGGTCCGATCGTGGCGCACCTGGTCGAGCGGGGCTTCGTCGAGCCGGTGACCGCCTGA
- a CDS encoding DEAD/DEAH box helicase — MPAPLPAIETFPPLRAWQRKALVEYLRRRDPDFTAVATPGAGKTTFALRIAAELLVDGTVDAVTVVAPTEHLKTQWSLAAARIGIQLDAAFRNADLHSSADFHGAVVTYAQVGMAPHVHKRRTLTRRTLVILDEIHHAGDSRSWGDGVKAAFEPAVRRLMLTGTPFRSDDNPIPFVTYERGGDGLLRSRADSVYGYSDALRDGVVRPVLFLAYSGETRWRTNAGDELAARLGEPMTQDLVAQAWRTALDPAGDWMPQVLRAADARLTVLRKAGMADAGGLVIASDQQNARSYAKLIEQVTGEKAAVVLSDDVGSSARIATFSASDQRWMVAVRMVSEGVDIPRLAVGVYATSASTPLYFAQAIGRFVRARRPGETASVFLPSVPHLLGLASEMEAERDHVLGKPKEQEGFDDDLLERAQRDDQASGELEKRFTALSATAELDQVIFDGASFGTAAQAGTPEEEEYLGLPGLLTADQVSLLLSKRQAEQLAAQRRRAATRTAEPVAAAPPAPPPMSAAQRRVALRRQLNALVAARHHRTGQPHGKIHAELRRLCGGPPSAQATIEQLEERIATVQTL, encoded by the coding sequence GTGCCTGCCCCGTTGCCGGCGATCGAGACGTTTCCGCCACTGCGCGCCTGGCAGCGCAAGGCCCTGGTGGAGTACCTGCGCCGCCGGGACCCCGACTTCACCGCGGTCGCCACCCCCGGCGCGGGTAAGACCACCTTCGCCCTGCGGATCGCCGCGGAGCTGCTCGTCGACGGCACCGTCGACGCGGTCACGGTGGTCGCGCCGACCGAGCACCTGAAGACCCAGTGGTCGCTGGCGGCGGCCCGGATCGGCATCCAGCTCGACGCCGCCTTCCGCAACGCGGACCTGCACTCCTCCGCCGACTTCCACGGCGCGGTGGTCACCTACGCGCAGGTCGGGATGGCCCCGCACGTGCACAAACGGCGCACCCTGACGCGTCGGACCCTGGTCATCCTCGACGAGATCCACCACGCGGGGGACTCCCGTTCCTGGGGTGACGGGGTGAAGGCGGCCTTCGAGCCGGCGGTGCGTCGGTTGATGCTCACCGGTACGCCGTTCCGCTCCGACGACAATCCCATCCCGTTCGTCACCTACGAGCGGGGTGGGGACGGCCTGCTCCGTTCCCGCGCCGACTCGGTCTACGGCTACTCCGACGCGCTCCGCGACGGCGTCGTCCGGCCGGTGCTCTTTTTGGCGTACTCGGGGGAGACCCGGTGGCGTACCAACGCGGGGGACGAACTGGCCGCCCGGCTGGGCGAGCCGATGACCCAGGATCTCGTCGCGCAGGCCTGGCGGACCGCCCTCGATCCGGCCGGCGACTGGATGCCGCAGGTCCTGCGCGCCGCGGACGCCCGGCTGACCGTGCTGCGTAAGGCGGGGATGGCCGACGCCGGTGGCCTGGTGATCGCCAGTGACCAGCAGAACGCCCGCTCGTACGCCAAGCTGATCGAGCAGGTGACCGGGGAGAAGGCCGCCGTGGTCCTCTCCGACGACGTCGGCTCCTCGGCCCGGATCGCCACCTTCTCCGCGTCCGACCAGCGCTGGATGGTCGCGGTACGGATGGTGTCCGAGGGGGTCGACATTCCCCGTCTGGCGGTCGGCGTCTACGCGACCAGTGCCAGCACGCCGCTGTACTTCGCCCAGGCCATCGGACGGTTCGTCCGGGCCCGCCGACCGGGGGAGACCGCCTCGGTCTTCCTGCCGAGCGTGCCGCACCTGCTCGGGCTGGCCAGCGAGATGGAGGCCGAACGCGACCACGTGCTCGGCAAGCCCAAGGAGCAGGAGGGCTTCGACGACGACCTGCTGGAGCGGGCCCAGCGGGACGACCAGGCCAGTGGCGAGCTGGAGAAGCGCTTCACCGCGCTCTCCGCCACCGCCGAGCTGGACCAGGTGATCTTCGACGGCGCGTCGTTCGGCACCGCCGCCCAGGCGGGCACCCCCGAGGAGGAGGAGTACCTCGGCCTGCCCGGCCTGCTCACCGCCGACCAGGTTTCACTGCTGCTGAGCAAGCGGCAGGCCGAGCAACTCGCCGCCCAGCGCCGACGGGCCGCCACCCGGACCGCGGAACCGGTGGCCGCCGCACCGCCGGCGCCGCCCCCGATGAGTGCCGCCCAGCGGCGGGTGGCTCTCCGGCGACAGCTCAACGCCCTGGTGGCCGCCCGGCACCACCGCACCGGCCAGCCCCACGGCAAGATCCACGCGGAGTTGCGCCGGCTCTGCGGCGGGCCGCCGAGCGCCCAGGCCACCATCGAGCAGCTCGAAGAACGTATCGCCACCGTCCAGACCCTCTGA
- a CDS encoding carbohydrate kinase family protein translates to MSRPGRVVVVGDVVTDVVAVVAGPLATGSDTPAAIRVGGGGQGANTAAWLAAVGVPVTLVGAVGDDEAGRARLAELARGGVDCAVTAYGDRPTGSVVVLASGEERTMLTERGANERLTGGQVRQALAALPDARHLHLSAYPLLDAASRDAGLAALAAARAGGLTTSVDAASAAPLRRVGAAAFLDWVRDVDLLLVNSDEAEVLAGGTDPTQRARTLTATARHVVVKCGSAGAVWAGPDGAVTTASARQVAVVDVTGAGDAFAAGLLAGWLAGATPTVALARAGELGARAVGGIGARPVR, encoded by the coding sequence ATGAGCCGTCCGGGTCGGGTGGTCGTGGTCGGTGACGTCGTGACCGACGTGGTCGCGGTGGTCGCCGGCCCACTGGCGACCGGCTCGGACACCCCGGCCGCGATCCGGGTCGGCGGGGGTGGGCAGGGCGCGAACACCGCCGCCTGGCTGGCCGCCGTCGGCGTGCCGGTCACCCTGGTCGGGGCGGTCGGTGACGACGAGGCGGGCCGGGCGCGCCTCGCCGAGCTGGCCCGGGGCGGGGTGGACTGCGCGGTCACCGCGTACGGCGACCGGCCGACCGGCAGCGTGGTGGTGCTCGCGTCCGGCGAGGAGCGGACCATGCTCACCGAGCGCGGGGCGAACGAGCGGTTGACCGGTGGACAGGTACGGCAGGCCCTGGCCGCGCTGCCGGACGCGCGGCATCTGCACCTGTCGGCGTACCCGCTGCTGGACGCGGCGTCGCGCGACGCGGGACTGGCGGCGCTGGCCGCCGCACGCGCGGGTGGGCTCACCACCAGCGTCGACGCGGCCTCCGCGGCGCCGCTGCGGCGGGTCGGCGCGGCGGCCTTCCTCGACTGGGTACGCGACGTCGACCTGCTCCTGGTCAACTCCGACGAGGCGGAGGTGCTCGCCGGCGGCACCGATCCGACGCAACGGGCCCGGACGCTGACCGCCACGGCACGGCACGTGGTGGTCAAGTGCGGATCGGCGGGGGCGGTGTGGGCCGGGCCGGACGGCGCGGTGACGACGGCATCCGCGCGGCAGGTGGCGGTGGTCGACGTCACCGGGGCCGGGGACGCCTTCGCGGCCGGGCTGCTCGCCGGGTGGCTGGCCGGGGCGACCCCGACGGTGGCGCTGGCCCGCGCCGGTGAGCTGGGTGCCCGCGCGGTCGGCGGAATCGGGGCGCGGCCGGTGCGGTGA
- the sigB gene encoding RNA polymerase sigma factor SigB: MSEHPMTPATTDTDDHASVETLADLDATDERGTSTDLVRAYLNGIGRTKLLTAAQEVDLSKRIEAGLFAEEKLNTCTPVSAQLRADLEVVAAEGRAAKDHLLEANLRLVVSIAKRYTGRGMAFLDLIQEGNLGLIRAVEKFDYTKGYKFSTYATWWIRQAITRAMADQARTIRIPVHMVEQVNRMVRARRELAVSLGREPTVAEVAVALGVPEFQIIELISYDREPVSLDQAVGEDGESALGDFVAAVDPRQEPGDEIANGQLRQEVRIVLATLSQREEAVIRLRFGLDDGRQRTLDEVGREFGLSRERIRQIEKVTLLKLRDPERAQRLEAYAS, from the coding sequence ATGAGCGAGCACCCGATGACCCCGGCCACGACCGACACCGACGACCACGCGTCCGTGGAGACCCTGGCGGACCTGGACGCCACCGACGAACGCGGCACGTCGACCGACCTGGTCCGGGCCTACCTCAACGGCATCGGGCGGACCAAGCTCCTCACCGCCGCCCAGGAGGTCGATCTCTCCAAGCGGATCGAGGCCGGCCTCTTCGCCGAGGAGAAGCTGAACACCTGCACCCCGGTCTCCGCCCAGCTCCGGGCGGACCTGGAGGTCGTCGCAGCCGAGGGTCGCGCCGCCAAGGACCACCTGCTGGAGGCGAACCTGCGGCTGGTGGTGAGCATCGCCAAGCGGTACACCGGGCGGGGCATGGCCTTCCTCGACCTCATCCAGGAGGGCAACCTCGGCCTGATCCGCGCCGTCGAGAAGTTCGACTACACCAAGGGCTACAAGTTCTCCACCTACGCCACCTGGTGGATCCGCCAGGCCATCACCCGCGCCATGGCCGACCAGGCCCGCACCATCCGTATCCCGGTGCACATGGTCGAGCAGGTCAACCGGATGGTCCGGGCGCGCCGGGAACTCGCGGTGTCGCTGGGTCGGGAGCCCACCGTTGCCGAGGTGGCCGTCGCCCTCGGGGTGCCGGAGTTCCAGATCATCGAGCTGATCTCGTACGACCGCGAGCCGGTCAGCCTGGACCAGGCGGTCGGCGAGGACGGCGAGAGCGCCCTCGGTGACTTCGTCGCCGCCGTCGACCCCCGTCAGGAGCCCGGCGACGAGATCGCCAACGGGCAGCTCCGCCAGGAGGTCCGGATCGTGCTGGCCACCCTCTCCCAGCGGGAGGAGGCGGTGATCCGGCTCCGGTTCGGCCTCGACGACGGCCGGCAGCGCACCCTCGACGAGGTCGGCCGGGAATTCGGCCTCTCCCGGGAGCGAATCCGGCAGATCGAGAAGGTGACGCTGCTCAAGCTGCGCGACCCGGAGCGGGCGCAGCGGCTGGAGGCGTACGCCAGCTGA
- a CDS encoding pseudouridine-5'-phosphate glycosidase has protein sequence MTDFHIQHGAEVAEALRAGRPVVALESTIVSHGLPRPDNLRVARQIEQAVRDAGAVPATIGMVGGRLVVGLDDTELTRLASADGVAKLSVRDLAVAAAAGVDGATTVAATSAVAAASGIRVFATGGLGGVHREAAQSFDESADLTTLARTPIAVVCAGVKSILDVGATLERMETLGVGVVGYRTRRFPGFFVTDGGFDLDWSVDSPEQVAAVLAARAAHGLHDGGLVVANPLPADEQLDRDLHDRTLADGLALLDRDGITGKAVTPYLLAHFHSATEGASLAVNVRIILRNADLAARIAVAAAGTVAG, from the coding sequence GTGACCGACTTTCACATTCAACACGGCGCTGAGGTGGCCGAGGCGCTGCGGGCCGGGCGTCCGGTGGTCGCCCTGGAGAGCACCATCGTCTCGCACGGCCTGCCCCGGCCGGACAACCTGCGGGTGGCCCGGCAGATCGAACAGGCGGTACGGGACGCGGGCGCGGTGCCGGCGACCATCGGCATGGTGGGCGGCCGGTTGGTGGTGGGTCTCGACGACACCGAGCTGACCCGGCTGGCCTCCGCCGACGGCGTGGCGAAGCTCTCCGTACGCGATCTGGCGGTGGCGGCGGCGGCCGGCGTGGACGGCGCGACGACGGTGGCCGCGACCAGCGCGGTGGCCGCCGCCTCGGGGATCCGGGTCTTCGCCACCGGCGGGCTCGGTGGGGTGCACCGGGAGGCCGCGCAGTCCTTCGACGAGTCGGCCGACCTGACCACCCTGGCCCGCACCCCGATCGCGGTGGTCTGCGCCGGGGTCAAGTCGATCCTCGACGTCGGGGCGACCCTGGAGCGGATGGAGACGCTCGGCGTCGGGGTGGTCGGCTACCGCACCCGGCGGTTCCCCGGCTTCTTCGTCACCGACGGCGGCTTCGACCTGGACTGGTCGGTCGACTCGCCGGAGCAGGTGGCGGCGGTCCTGGCCGCCCGCGCCGCGCACGGCCTGCACGACGGTGGACTGGTGGTGGCCAACCCGCTCCCCGCCGACGAGCAGCTCGACCGGGACCTGCACGACCGCACCCTCGCCGACGGGCTGGCCCTGCTCGACCGGGACGGGATCACCGGCAAGGCGGTGACCCCGTACCTGCTCGCCCACTTCCACTCGGCCACCGAGGGGGCGAGCCTGGCGGTGAACGTCCGGATCATCCTGCGCAACGCGGACCTGGCCGCGCGGATCGCGGTGGCCGCCGCCGGGACCGTCGCCGGATGA
- a CDS encoding trimeric intracellular cation channel family protein, translating into MTTSTALLLADLVGVAVFAASGASAAVVKRLDLFGVVFVGFVAALGGGILRDLVVDEVPPLAFADWRYAATAVLTSAIVFRWHPHLARLRTTVLVLDAAGLALFTVTGTLRALDAQVPPVGACLVGMLTGIGGGLGRDLLTGEIPVVLRREIYAVAALVGATAVVALDGLGRTGPAPLTAAAVLVFGLRLVALRRRWSAPVPTFRPPPHADGPPAS; encoded by the coding sequence GTGACCACCTCCACCGCCCTGCTCCTGGCCGACCTGGTCGGCGTGGCCGTCTTCGCCGCCTCCGGGGCTTCCGCCGCGGTGGTCAAGCGGCTCGACCTCTTCGGCGTCGTCTTCGTCGGCTTCGTGGCCGCGCTCGGCGGCGGCATCCTCCGGGACCTCGTCGTCGACGAGGTCCCCCCACTCGCCTTCGCCGACTGGCGCTACGCCGCCACCGCCGTGCTCACCTCGGCGATCGTGTTCCGGTGGCACCCCCACCTCGCCCGGTTGCGGACCACGGTGCTGGTGCTGGACGCGGCCGGGCTGGCCCTGTTCACGGTCACCGGCACGCTCCGCGCCCTGGACGCGCAGGTGCCACCGGTCGGCGCGTGCCTGGTGGGCATGCTGACCGGGATCGGCGGTGGCCTCGGCCGGGACCTGCTCACCGGGGAGATCCCGGTCGTGCTGCGCCGGGAGATCTACGCCGTCGCCGCCCTGGTCGGCGCGACCGCCGTGGTGGCACTGGACGGCCTCGGCCGCACCGGCCCCGCCCCGCTGACGGCCGCCGCGGTCCTGGTCTTCGGGCTCCGCCTGGTCGCCCTGCGCCGACGGTGGTCCGCCCCGGTGCCCACCTTCCGGCCCCCACCCCACGCCGACGGCCCACCCGCCTCCTGA
- a CDS encoding DUF3099 domain-containing protein — protein MKRQAYEPILITDAPRSQNDQLSSRQRRYLVMMSIRAACLVVGAVLVSVQAPLLWLWLPLCGVGMVLIPWLAVLIANDRPPKEEHRMFRRAPRREAPPPRSLAATEERPHRVIDAEL, from the coding sequence GTGAAGCGACAGGCGTACGAGCCGATACTGATCACCGACGCCCCACGCAGCCAGAATGACCAGCTCAGCAGCCGCCAGCGACGGTATCTCGTGATGATGTCCATCCGGGCGGCCTGCCTGGTCGTGGGCGCGGTCCTGGTCAGCGTGCAGGCTCCACTGCTCTGGCTCTGGCTGCCGCTCTGCGGTGTCGGCATGGTGCTCATCCCCTGGCTGGCGGTGCTGATCGCCAACGACCGGCCGCCCAAGGAGGAGCACCGGATGTTCCGCCGGGCGCCGCGGCGGGAGGCACCGCCACCGCGCAGCCTCGCCGCCACCGAGGAACGTCCGCACCGGGTCATCGACGCCGAGCTGTAG
- a CDS encoding HhH-GPD-type base excision DNA repair protein — MTLSLPIDPEANRLLNDDPLALLVGMVLDQQIPLEKAFTSPYVLAQRLGHTPDARELAAYDPEALVEVFARPPALHRFPKAMAARVQEVCRVLVERYDGDAARIWADAADGAQLLRRLTELPGFGRQKAQIFLALLGKRFDVHPAGWREAAGGYGDVDAYRSVADITDEASLRQVREYKQQQKAAARAAKG, encoded by the coding sequence ATGACGCTCTCGCTGCCCATCGACCCCGAGGCCAACCGGCTGCTCAACGACGATCCGTTGGCCCTGCTCGTCGGCATGGTCCTTGACCAGCAGATTCCGCTGGAGAAGGCGTTCACCTCGCCGTACGTGCTGGCGCAGCGGCTCGGGCACACGCCGGACGCCCGGGAGCTGGCGGCGTACGACCCGGAGGCGCTTGTCGAGGTCTTCGCCCGACCACCGGCCCTGCACCGGTTCCCGAAGGCGATGGCCGCCCGGGTGCAGGAGGTGTGCCGGGTGCTCGTCGAACGGTACGACGGGGACGCCGCCCGGATCTGGGCCGACGCCGCCGACGGTGCGCAACTGCTGCGCCGCCTCACCGAACTGCCCGGTTTCGGCCGGCAGAAGGCGCAGATCTTCCTGGCCCTGCTCGGCAAGCGGTTCGACGTCCACCCGGCCGGCTGGCGGGAGGCGGCCGGCGGGTACGGCGACGTGGACGCGTACCGGTCGGTGGCCGACATCACCGACGAGGCGTCACTGCGCCAGGTCCGGGAGTACAAGCAGCAGCAGAAGGCGGCGGCCCGGGCGGCGAAGGGCTGA
- the dtd gene encoding D-aminoacyl-tRNA deacylase: MRAVVQTVGRASVTVDGEVVGAITDGLLVLLGVTHADTPETARTMARKIHELRILDEERSAAETGAPVLVVSQFTLYGDARKGRRPSWTAAAPAEVAEPLVTEVVEALRGRGATVATGRFRAHMLVDSVNVGPRTILLDL; the protein is encoded by the coding sequence ATGCGGGCGGTGGTGCAGACCGTCGGCCGGGCCAGCGTGACGGTGGACGGCGAGGTGGTCGGGGCGATCACCGACGGTCTGCTGGTGCTGCTCGGGGTGACCCACGCGGACACGCCGGAGACCGCCCGGACGATGGCCCGCAAGATCCACGAGCTGCGCATCCTCGACGAGGAGCGGTCCGCGGCGGAGACCGGGGCGCCGGTCCTGGTGGTCAGTCAGTTCACCCTCTACGGCGACGCCCGCAAGGGACGCCGCCCGAGCTGGACCGCCGCCGCTCCGGCCGAGGTGGCCGAACCGCTGGTCACCGAGGTCGTCGAGGCGCTGCGGGGCAGGGGCGCCACGGTCGCCACCGGCCGTTTCCGCGCCCACATGCTGGTCGACAGCGTCAACGTCGGCCCCCGGACGATCCTCCTCGACCTCTGA